TTTACACACATCAACTAATTTGAGTGGCATTGattacaaaccttaaaacctTGAAGTCTCTTAATCACTCATAAGAAAGTGATCTAATCATCCACATGGGAAAAGgggtggtggggaagagggaggagggaaagcaaaTGAAAAATTCCTGTTGTCCATACTGTGGCTTTTCAGTTGAATTTTGAACTTAcaaatttaaaatggaattaaatAACTACAAGTCTTATTTTCTAAACAATATAAGTTGAAAGGGAGAAATATCATTGATTTTGAAATACTTCACTCAGGAAACATTCAATTTACATGTTTTTGATATATTTCACATCATTTATTTGCCCTAAATATATCCCTTCTCCCTCATCCGTGGTAAgaaaggatttatttatttatttattcattcattcattcatttatttttagaaaaacataatttgttcagaaaaaaaaaaactaatatataGAAACAGCTATTCTGGATTCAAATTTCCCTACttcagcaaagaaggaagggagaaagaacatttttctcaactcttctctgggACAAACCTCACTGAATTAATTACTCAGCactgaaataaaaatcattttaaaagattctttgtTGAACTTATTTAAAAAGCCTTTGTGTATTAAGATGTTGctactgttattgttattaattctGTGTATTTAAGTTCCTTATTTGTGTTTAAAGCATCTTGCACAACTTTCCCCcacaaattaatttcattttgttctagAAATGATGATGTAGGCTTTTTTAGTACTTATTTAATTCAGGagagtttttttgagggggggttTGTTTTTTAACTCAAAAGCTAACACAGGCTGACACTGTAGACAGGAAAATGGGTGAGTGTGTATTTGATAGGTTCAATAGTGGTTATTAAGAAAACAAGGAGTTCTGAGGTACTATCCTGGACCTTGGGGAAGTTGTTGCCAAACATCTGATGGCCATATCTTACCATGACTTTTCTGCAAACTGtttctccaatttttcttctgcagtCTTTGGAAAAGTTAGGGAATCTGAATACATCGTGGACCAGACCCAACTGGGTATAGCACCAGGGCATTTGGATCAAGGTCATCTTCCTCATCAGTGTAATTTTAATAAACTATTCTGATCTGTTATCCAGTAAGAGGAAAAGTATCTTTATTGCTCCAAGAAGCAAATAggttatatacaaaaaaaaatcaaagagaccTGCAGGCAGAATGAAGTGAACTGGAACTAACCATCTATGTCTCCCCAGTGATGAGGAGACATGGAGCTTGTCCATTCTCTCCAAGGATGATTAAAAGCTTTTGTGGAACAGAAACCCTGCCTTCTGAATCTCAGTTGGCTCGTTCTGCTCAGACGATTCTGTTTGAATCATAAAACAAGAAATCATCTGggaacttgtttgtttgtttttaatttaaaaataaaaccaaaccaacCACGGCAAGGTTTGCTCAGAATCTGTGCTGAACTTCCTAGTTCATGAAGGTCAGACCTGCCTAACAGCAACATCAGCAAAGCTTCTGAGCTAAGAAGCAGACATAGCAAGGAGGGCCAGGGTCCCTGGGGATGTCTGTGGGCTAGGCATGGCCAAAATGGTAGCTTTACTGCTGGAGCCCTATCAAGTTTCCTTTTCATAACTGATCCTGAATCCAGCAATCTACCTCCTCTTAATGCCACATGATTGAATCCAGCTTTAGAAAAAAAGGAGCAATTAACACTTCACTTCTGAAAGCAGAGGACAAACTGGTGGTACTTTTATTGGATGATTCTAAGTTCACACCTAGTAATATATAATGCATTGCTTCATTCACCAGTTTGTATACTCCAGCCAatcacagtttttaaaaatagagacagCTGAAGTAATGATTATGCTGGGAAAAATACAATGCatatatttgttaaaagaaaaaaaaatcttcatcatAATTACTAGGccacttataacaaagaaaagtgggctattaaaaagaaacattaattaTCATATGGTTTTTATGTatctctcctcattttatatgtgcAATTTATTTGAGTGACAAAGCCTACTTCTGGCAGAAGTgttcatttaataattttatatctCTTCATGACCACAATGAAAATACATAGCAAGCCAGCTCCTTACATATTTCCTCTACCTTCTGAAGTCTGTTGtagtggcaagcagggtgggatttCTTTGTGGTCAATTGTTTTGGAGGGCTTCTCAGCACAAAGACAATCAAGTGGATTTGTTGGAATCAAGAGTCCTAGATTGGAAACAATAtgtatgatgtggtgctagtgattaaagatctttcccacatccctttgctaagtaggcactaagatttctgcttgaaatttctgtttgtgttttctctgaagttcagggtgttgacattttcccgtgaactaagtgaataatatatgtatgtttatttaaagtgagattgtaaacccctaaAAGTTGCTTTAATTAGACAAGCCGATCAAGGAATCTGTGACAGAAGCCCTCCTGTGCAATGGTATGCTGGTGTTTTTGGCCTTGCACCACAAGAGCAgctacaagtaacattgttgGTACATCTATACAAGCCCATATTCATTGCTTCCAAGAAACTATGTATCCATTTCAACATCTGCAATCCCCTTCTGCTTTTGCCTTCAACAAGCCATCAGAGTATTTTTCCAATGCGTACTGTCTCCTCAACATGAGGTCAAAATGTTTAAACTCCAGCTTAAGTATCTGACCTTCCAACGAATAGTCAGAGTTAATGTCCTGAAATATTGAGTGATTAGATCcctttgctgtccaagggatcctcaaaagtcttctccatcaccacaatttgaaagtgtagCCTTTATGGTGCTTAACTTCCATTATAACCCAATTCTCACAGCCATAGATTAATAATGGctcaaaaaaacccccaaaaaacgAAAAACATagttttgattattatttttcctCAGGCTTTTggaaagcctcatcagacagcttTTTTCccactttacttttctttctttttttgttgctgcctcctataCAGGAACCAAACTGCCAAGAATGcgaactctgcttcagagagcacaacccAATGGGCTGGCCCctttgtttgaatgcaaaatgtactcTTGcccaaaagactgttttatggagaacccaaacagggcaagcattcacatggtggtcagaagagggGATtgaaggacactctcaaggtctctctgcagaactttggaattgattgtatgacatgggagatattggcacaggaccacccagcatggtcccacatcaaagaaggtgctgtgatcTATgcacaaagcagaattgaaacagctcaaggCAAACACAGGATCCACAAGTTTAgggtatccaccccaaatgttcacatggactatttgtgttcAACCTGGGGTAGAGCATTCCTAGCTCATactgatctgatcagccacagtcagacacattgaaacttgccTCTGATACAATGAGGTcaatttggtcttctttgagaatgaaggacaacagccaacaATATTGTGAacttctgtccatagttcttcaagCACTGTGACTACCGCATTGAATCCCTTAAATCTTTTCGTCACCTCCACTGCATATTCAGATGGGATACTAGGTCATGCCTACGTGGTGTGACTGTTTTCCCTACTATTTATTTTGCCCAATTCAAGTCTTGTTTCGGGCTTCccagcctcgtaactatgctcggggttccccccaagccccaggcctttgcctaagcaaaggacctgatcacGCGGACAATGTACAGGGCGGGAGCCGAAAAGATGGTGGAGGACTCCGTTTATTAtatcagcaagcagcacatttatagctTTAGTGACGCAGGTATATTCTTTGGTTAtctgggtgaaggacaggtaaactTCAATTCACCTGGAgactaggaccgccctgactccgcctactgtcctccccttctcttcctgcactacCGAAGCTCCCTGctggcaggcagtccaggcaaagaaccagaaactacacgtgtcaggcagccggaagttccacatggtcaggcaggtccgggcatgggcaaagacctggaattgcctgggtggcaacaaaggcgagacccctcctcctggctccacccacatcccaaagccctgagtctatctcagcaggcccctgggcctggaggtctgaggaggtcAGGGCTCAGCTCCAACTCTGCCCGCAGCAAAGTCTAAATTTTGAAGTAAGAAGCATGTCAGATCTAGGTCATAttcttctcatttatttatttgtttatttttagcaatagacaatatgtttttatttgccattttattttatttttaattttttagccttttttttttttttttttttttttaaaggggagggaggcaggcaattggcattaagtgatttgcccaaggtcacacagcttgtacatgtgtcaagtatctgaggccggaattgaactcaggtcctcctgactccagggctggtgctctattcagtgTGCCAATTAGATGTCCCTCCAGGTCTTATTCTAACTGACTGTACTAAGCCCCTCCCCACTCGCAGCTTTGAAAGATGCCAAattggaactcatgaagatgagtctaaatgattccaagcccagtgctctagacACTGTGCCCTGGCAAAACaccagaaagtttaaaaaaaaaacacaatgaaggagaaaaaaaagtattaagaaAGGAAATATTGGAAATTGGTGTTCAGGGAAAATAGGGAAGAGTCAGAAAACTTGACAGCTTGCTTCCTTTGAGTAGGGATTAAGAAAACAATGAGGGCTTCAGTAAAAGCAGACCGTGTGCAGGAAAGTCTTATTGCTTCGCTCCTCAAATTCCCGTAACAGTTCACTGATATCATTATCCATGTCTTCTGTCTGCCGGATGCACAAACAGATGTCACAAATGAGAAAGGCTCCCAGAGTAGCTTCTTCTGCATTGTCCAGAATGTCCACATTAATCACGTGGACCGGCTGGAAGGTCACCTGATCTCGGGAATTTAACTCTTCTACTACCTGGTCATATACTCTCTCTTCACAGGTAAAGATGAGATCAAACAAGTCTTTACAATTCTGGAATCTTTCTGGCCGTGGCTTTATTCTCTTATTTCTGTCCAACATGTGCAAAATACCATTGCTTGTGTAGAGTTTCCTGTCTTTCTTAAGAAGATCTTTGTACATCTGATCATATGTTGTTGTGAAATCATAAACATTCGGCGTGTCTGGTCTTGGGCCTGGCAGGTGCACGCGACTTCCTGTTCCAAAAGATCTGACGCAGAATCCTCGTTTCCTGAGGAGGTTGTGAGCCTCCATGCTGCGGTTCTGGTTACTCCGGCACACCACGGCAACTCGTAGCGGAGACGCACACATGATCTCGAGTGAGACAGAAGAGGGTGGCACCGGCGGTGACTGGGATGAAAGCAGGGGTGTGGGAACCAGTGGAGGTTGCTGAAGCAGCAACTCAGCTGGTCGAGCAAACTGATGCTAGCGCCTGAAACCAGGCTCCTTAAATAGTAGGCTGGACAATGATGGAGACCCTGCAAGAGCAAAGCCCGCCTTTCACACCTGCCCTGCCCCCACAGGAGAGGCATGCCATAGGAGAGTGTTAACTCGTGGTGTTCACAAGTGACCAAACCAAGGTTGGGAGGTTAAGCGACCTCCTCTCAGCAACACGATCAGACCCACCCGGtgagagccaggattaaaacaaCTGCAATTGGAATCCTAATCCAGGGGTCTGACTAACACCAGATTCATGGGCATGTAGCCCTAAAAGTTTAGAGTTGGTCAAACGTGTAGCAATTTGTTCCAGATGTGTCTCAGTATTTTCAGTGCTAGAATGAGAGGCTTAGAGTGGTTCAAATAGTATCATCAATTTGCATACATAGGTTTATGTGTCAATAGTGAATGTCATTGCATTAGCACATGCTGTCTGACTTCATAGATTGCTCCTTGGGGGCTGCAACTGTTTTACTCCTGTCCTTTACCCTGGagcctagcagagtgcctagcaGGGAGTAGGCTTatgataaatgttttcttttcttttcttcttttgttttcatttttgttttgttttgtttttactaatcAATTTAGTGTAGAAGACTATAGAGTGTGAGATTGCCCTTGAAATTCTTGAAGGTGGCTGTGAGGTACATCTTAGATCTAGTGTTCCCAGTAGTGCCAACTGGAGCCTTGTGGATTTTTagagttatattttaaaaattacatttcaatttaatttatttcttttgtaattgagcaatcgttattctgagaaggcttcCATAGATTTCAACAGATTGCTAAAGTGGTCAATGAAACCTGAAAGCATAAGAATCCtgattttgatcttccctgtacaCTAACCATTTTCATGTCCATCAGTAGATTTTCTGATATGATTTTAGctaaaaaataaaggacaataCCATAGAAATTAGATTTATTACTTCTGCTCTGCTCAAGACAACTATATTAGGTGAAGTTACCACAAGGTGGTGGGTTTGGATTCCAAGAAGTTTTCTTCGTACACATTGGAAGACCAGTTCTGTGGGTAATTCTAGGAATGACTGCTTTCCAGAGATAAGTTGGATGAGATGGCATCTGAGATCATTTATTTCTCCCCTCATGACAAAATCACATAGCCTTTGAAAacaagtgtaagctccttgagtggaGGAACATCATGTTTCCCTTCGTGTTGCAAACTTTTTGCAAAGTGCCCAACAGAGTAGGAACCAATATTTAGTTGGtcaagaaattaaagataatGTGAATGATGGCATCATCATCAAGAGGTGGAAGTGCCTTCATAGGCCAATGAATTCCAATCCCTcatttatagaggagaaaaattaGACCCAAAAATGTTTGgggacttgcctaggttcacagaCATAGAATAAGGAATTATTTGAAATCATCTTTTTGAATTCACGCGTCTTGGATCCCTTGCCTCTCTGATTGAAGGCTCAGCCAAAATCATCCCTCTTGAATTCACACCTCTTCCATACCCTTGCCACTCTGATTGAAGGTTCCTCTATGAACTCTTCAACCTCCAGGATCaatccagttgtcttgatctacATTTTTCCACTTGACCCAGATggatccagaggagaaagtgagactggtgactctccacagccctccctcactaaaatccaTTTCATTTGCCAATCATGTCACCATCTTCCAGATACCAGGTTCCTCTTTGAgtacaaaacacaaaaaacaacatCAACctccattatttttgttttaagtaaGCTTTTATTGATCTGTTGTTCTTATATTGCCTAAATCACCCCCTGTATCGGTAATTAGGCTGGGCCTTTGGCACTTATTCGATCAagggcccttgaagagtttgtcctttatttctttgattaaattaggagtcttggATGACgtctttgcctcaagggaaagactgctttgcatgggt
This region of Trichosurus vulpecula isolate mTriVul1 chromosome 3, mTriVul1.pri, whole genome shotgun sequence genomic DNA includes:
- the LOC118840803 gene encoding RNA polymerase II subunit A C-terminal domain phosphatase SSU72-like, whose product is MCASPLRVAVVCRSNQNRSMEAHNLLRKRGFCVRSFGTGSRVHLPGPRPDTPNVYDFTTTYDQMYKDLLKKDRKLYTSNGILHMLDRNKRIKPRPERFQNCKDLFDLIFTCEERVYDQVVEELNSRDQVTFQPVHVINVDILDNAEEATLGAFLICDICLCIRQTEDMDNDISELLREFEERSNKTFLHTVCFY